Proteins encoded within one genomic window of Candidatus Binataceae bacterium:
- a CDS encoding HAD-IB family hydrolase: MSVYGKRGGRAARGRPRACAFYDLDGTLADLNLLHATLFFMANLGEWSGRVGYLARLALGLPRLYLAERSDRRLLNMVLFESYKGISRDRLSELGDEYCERVLVRHLYPQAIEMLEANRAAGLEPVLVTGSPDFLVAPLARRLNIEHIAANRLVFSRGRANGRMREPVMAGAEKAAWCAEFAEAQRLDLDACWGYADSYYDLPFLCALGHPVAVNPDRRLLAAAHNRKWPIVRFSHDADQARTSAAAGAWLMGWLGELTDGATGK, encoded by the coding sequence ATGTCAGTTTACGGAAAGAGAGGCGGACGCGCCGCCCGCGGCAGGCCCAGAGCGTGCGCCTTTTATGACCTCGACGGCACCCTGGCCGACCTCAACCTGCTCCACGCCACGCTCTTCTTCATGGCGAACCTCGGCGAATGGAGCGGACGCGTGGGCTACCTGGCGCGGCTGGCGCTTGGCCTGCCACGGCTCTATCTCGCCGAGCGTAGCGACCGCCGCCTGCTCAACATGGTGCTGTTCGAATCGTACAAGGGCATCTCGCGCGACAGGCTCAGCGAACTCGGCGACGAGTACTGCGAGCGCGTGCTGGTACGCCATCTCTATCCGCAGGCGATCGAGATGCTCGAGGCCAATCGCGCGGCGGGGCTCGAACCGGTGCTGGTCACCGGCTCGCCCGACTTCCTGGTCGCCCCGCTCGCGCGCCGGCTCAATATCGAGCACATTGCCGCCAACCGCCTGGTCTTCAGCCGCGGCCGCGCCAACGGCAGGATGCGCGAACCGGTGATGGCGGGAGCGGAGAAGGCGGCGTGGTGCGCCGAGTTTGCCGAGGCGCAGCGTCTCGACCTCGACGCCTGCTGGGGCTACGCGGATTCGTACTACGACCTGCCCTTTCTCTGCGCGCTGGGCCATCCGGTGGCGGTCAACCCGGACCGCCGCCTGTTGGCCGCCGCGCATAACCGCAAATGGCCGATTGTCCGCTTCAGCCACGACGCCGACCAGGCGCGCACGAGCGCGGCGGCGGGCGCCTGGCTGATGGGGTGGCTGGGAGAACTGACCGATGGCGCGACCGGAAAGTAA
- a CDS encoding c-type cytochrome translates to MDTTKAAGAAAAMDSPAGIAIRRAAIGAAVALAIALLAVWPRCALAQTRPGASPTPFVLSGEQEYLFHCASCHGLRARGDGPAAHAFRVRPPDLTLLASRNGGVFPEQHVFATIDGSAVIAAHGTREMPVWGQIFEQQGSYTYDRAATSREVRERIQRLVDYLKSVQRK, encoded by the coding sequence ATGGACACGACGAAAGCCGCCGGCGCGGCGGCCGCAATGGACTCCCCGGCCGGAATCGCGATCAGGCGTGCTGCAATCGGCGCCGCCGTGGCTCTGGCAATCGCGCTTTTGGCCGTATGGCCGCGCTGCGCGCTGGCGCAGACGCGCCCCGGTGCGTCGCCAACGCCGTTCGTGCTGAGCGGCGAGCAGGAGTACCTGTTCCACTGCGCGTCGTGCCACGGGCTTAGGGCGCGCGGCGACGGGCCCGCCGCGCACGCTTTCAGGGTCCGGCCTCCCGACCTGACGCTGCTCGCGTCGCGCAACGGCGGGGTCTTTCCCGAGCAGCACGTCTTCGCAACCATCGACGGCAGCGCGGTTATCGCCGCGCACGGCACGCGCGAGATGCCGGTCTGGGGCCAGATCTTCGAGCAGCAGGGCTCCTATACCTACGACCGTGCGGCGACCTCGCGCGAGGTCCGCGAACGCATCCAGCGCCTGGTCGACTACCTCAAGTCGGTCCAGCGCAAGTAG
- a CDS encoding NAD(+) synthase, translating into MRAGEEFFNFHNHDMVRVAVGVPALRVANPSFNGEQTLALMRQAAERKAAVVLFPELGLAGYSCDDLHQQRVVIDGCAAALGRIVEASRTFNTVGVVGLPLVVDNLLYNCAAVVHRGRLLGVVPKTYLPNYREFYELRQFTPGDVALREEIELLGQSAIPFGARLLFQVQEQPLMVMHVEICEDLWVPIAPSSYAALAGATVLLNLSASNITIGKADYRRALVASQSARCMAAYLYSGAGPGESTTDLAWDGHALISENGNLLAESRRFAYAPQLVCAEIDLERLAQERMRQNSFGQSIRNQRDALRGFRTISFSSELARRGRMLPERRPERFPYVPADPARRDERCSEVYQIQAQGLATRLRATGIKRVVIGVSGGLDSTNALLVCAQAMDHLGYPRSHILGYTMPGFATSARTLDQAHRLMAAIGCTAHELDIRPASRQMLADIGHPAATGAELYDTTFENVQAGERTSRLFRLANINDALVVGTGDLSELALGWCTYGVGDQMSHYAVNASVPKTLLQHIIRWVANSGRLGAEATATLIDILATPISPELVPAADGGNSHPAQDTEAIIGPYELHDFSLYHTLRFGYPPSKIAFLAWCAWHDARVGGWPDIPADQRRQYDIGQIKAHLRTFVYRFFQTSQFKRSAIPNAPKVGSGGSLSPRGDWRAPSDSEAAAWLAALELVPDRE; encoded by the coding sequence GTGAGAGCGGGCGAGGAGTTCTTCAACTTCCACAACCACGACATGGTGCGGGTCGCGGTTGGAGTCCCCGCGCTGCGCGTGGCCAATCCCTCGTTCAACGGCGAGCAAACGCTAGCCCTGATGCGCCAGGCGGCCGAGCGCAAGGCCGCGGTCGTGCTGTTTCCCGAACTGGGTCTCGCCGGGTACTCCTGCGACGACCTCCATCAGCAGCGCGTTGTGATCGACGGATGCGCCGCGGCGCTGGGCCGGATCGTCGAGGCCAGCCGCACGTTCAACACCGTCGGGGTGGTCGGCCTGCCGCTGGTCGTCGATAACCTGCTGTATAACTGCGCCGCGGTGGTCCATCGCGGACGCCTGCTGGGCGTCGTACCCAAAACCTACCTGCCCAACTACCGCGAGTTCTACGAGCTGCGCCAGTTCACGCCCGGCGACGTCGCGCTGCGCGAGGAGATCGAGCTGCTCGGCCAGTCGGCGATCCCGTTCGGCGCGCGGCTGCTGTTTCAGGTCCAGGAGCAGCCGCTGATGGTGATGCACGTCGAGATCTGCGAGGACCTATGGGTGCCGATCGCGCCGTCGTCGTACGCGGCACTCGCCGGCGCCACCGTCCTGCTCAACCTCTCCGCCTCCAATATCACGATCGGCAAGGCCGATTATCGCCGCGCGCTGGTCGCAAGCCAGTCGGCGCGATGCATGGCGGCCTACCTTTACTCGGGCGCCGGACCGGGCGAATCGACCACCGATCTGGCGTGGGACGGCCACGCGCTCATCTCGGAAAACGGCAACCTGCTCGCCGAATCGCGGCGCTTCGCCTACGCGCCGCAGCTCGTATGCGCGGAGATCGACCTCGAGCGGCTGGCGCAGGAGCGGATGCGCCAGAACAGCTTCGGCCAATCGATCCGCAACCAGCGCGACGCGCTGCGCGGATTCCGCACGATCAGCTTTTCCTCCGAGCTCGCGCGGCGCGGCCGGATGCTCCCGGAGCGGCGGCCCGAGCGCTTTCCCTACGTCCCCGCCGATCCGGCGCGCCGCGACGAGCGCTGCTCGGAGGTCTATCAGATCCAGGCCCAGGGGCTGGCGACCCGCCTGCGCGCGACCGGTATCAAGCGCGTCGTGATCGGCGTCTCGGGCGGGCTGGACTCGACCAACGCGCTGCTCGTGTGTGCGCAGGCGATGGACCATCTCGGCTACCCGCGCAGCCACATCCTGGGCTACACGATGCCCGGCTTCGCCACCAGCGCGCGCACGCTCGACCAGGCACACCGGCTGATGGCGGCGATCGGATGCACCGCGCACGAGCTCGATATCCGGCCGGCGAGCCGCCAGATGCTCGCCGACATCGGCCATCCCGCCGCCACCGGAGCCGAGCTTTATGACACCACCTTCGAGAACGTGCAGGCAGGCGAGCGCACCAGCCGCCTTTTCCGCCTGGCCAACATCAACGACGCGCTCGTCGTCGGCACCGGCGACCTGAGCGAGCTGGCGCTGGGATGGTGCACCTACGGAGTGGGCGACCAGATGTCGCATTACGCGGTCAACGCGAGCGTGCCGAAGACCCTGCTCCAACACATCATCCGATGGGTTGCCAATAGCGGGCGGCTCGGCGCCGAGGCCACCGCCACGCTCATCGACATCCTCGCAACTCCGATCAGTCCCGAGCTGGTGCCCGCCGCCGACGGCGGCAACTCGCACCCGGCCCAGGACACCGAGGCGATCATCGGGCCGTACGAGCTGCATGATTTCAGCCTCTACCACACACTGCGCTTCGGCTATCCGCCGTCTAAGATCGCGTTTCTGGCGTGGTGCGCATGGCACGACGCGCGGGTGGGCGGATGGCCCGATATTCCGGCCGACCAGCGCCGCCAGTACGACATCGGGCAGATAAAGGCGCATCTGCGCACTTTCGTCTACCGCTTCTTCCAGACCAGCCAGTTCAAGCGCAGCGCCATCCCCAACGCGCCCAAGGTCGGATCCGGCGGCTCGCTCTCGCCGCGCGGCGACTGGCGCGCGCCCTCGGACAGCGAGGCCGCGGCGTGGCTCGCGGCGCTCGAACTCGTGCCCGACCGTGAGTAA
- a CDS encoding LLM class flavin-dependent oxidoreductase: MKFGVMYDFRNPRAWARPYPELYQSLFDQIVRLEELGFDNVWLTEHHFFEDGYNPALLPTAAAIAARTRRIRIGSFILLLPFHAPVRVAEDVTCVDIVSNGRFDFGVGQGYRAEEFAALKIPRTERTARLREGIELIRRLWTEPSVTFSGKFTQVQELSLHPKPVQQPHPPIWIGARTEKAARRAARMGFHLMATLGPDPAIPYYDELKRVGRDPAQFSVAQLRAVYVAKSADQAWAEAAPHLHYMMENYGHWLAEANDAAGDQHVWDFASPDEIRNSPVADSLMIGTPAECIRKMEDFRRSYACTHFIMATQLPGLDPRRTKASLELFAAEVMPHFRG, translated from the coding sequence ATGAAATTCGGCGTGATGTACGACTTCCGTAATCCGCGGGCATGGGCGCGCCCGTATCCTGAACTCTACCAGAGCCTGTTCGATCAGATCGTCCGCCTCGAGGAGCTCGGCTTCGACAACGTCTGGCTCACCGAACATCACTTCTTCGAGGACGGCTACAATCCGGCACTCCTGCCGACCGCCGCCGCGATTGCCGCGCGCACCCGTCGCATCCGTATCGGCAGCTTCATCCTGCTGTTGCCGTTCCACGCGCCGGTGCGCGTGGCCGAAGACGTGACCTGCGTCGACATCGTCTCCAACGGCCGCTTCGATTTCGGCGTCGGCCAGGGCTACCGCGCGGAGGAGTTCGCTGCGCTCAAAATCCCGCGCACGGAGCGAACGGCGCGCCTGCGCGAGGGGATCGAGCTTATCCGCCGGCTGTGGACCGAGCCCAGCGTCACCTTCTCCGGCAAGTTCACACAGGTCCAGGAGCTCTCACTCCATCCCAAACCGGTGCAACAGCCGCATCCGCCAATTTGGATCGGCGCCCGCACGGAGAAGGCCGCGCGGCGGGCGGCTCGGATGGGGTTCCATCTCATGGCCACACTGGGGCCCGACCCCGCGATTCCCTACTATGACGAACTCAAGCGGGTTGGACGGGACCCGGCGCAGTTTTCGGTCGCCCAGCTGCGGGCCGTTTACGTCGCGAAGTCTGCCGACCAGGCGTGGGCCGAGGCGGCGCCGCATCTGCACTACATGATGGAGAACTACGGCCATTGGCTGGCTGAAGCCAACGACGCCGCCGGTGACCAGCACGTGTGGGACTTCGCCAGCCCGGACGAGATTCGGAACTCGCCGGTCGCGGATTCGCTGATGATCGGAACGCCCGCCGAATGCATCCGAAAAATGGAGGATTTCCGCCGTTCCTACGCCTGCACGCACTTCATCATGGCCACCCAGCTACCCGGCCTCGATCCGCGCCGGACGAAAGCCTCGCTCGAGCTGTTTGCGGCTGAGGTGATGCCGCATTTTCGGGGCTAG
- a CDS encoding allophanate hydrolase subunit 1, with translation METRYDYGGDEYIFVDFAIEMSLEVNFKVLSICQDIGREKLPGVVEVCPGNASYLVHYRPEEIDPDKLIAELRKLEHAAAHITTISSRLVDIPVLYDDPWTKECARQFADRHQDPSVTNLEYLMRINGFSDKREFIEAHSGRPYWISMVGFVPGTAWGYQMVARERALQAPKYVRPRTDTPERTVSHGGAFMAIYPVRGPGGYQLIGMTPVPVYEPEGRLADLRETRILAKPADRWKLRPIDLDEFNAIRAEVEAGTYRYGIVEQEFRPAMYFEDPEGYLNRLQDEARACSKS, from the coding sequence ATGGAGACGCGCTACGACTACGGCGGGGACGAATACATCTTCGTCGACTTCGCCATCGAGATGAGCCTTGAGGTGAACTTCAAGGTGCTCTCGATTTGCCAGGATATCGGCCGCGAGAAGCTCCCCGGCGTGGTCGAGGTATGTCCGGGCAACGCGTCCTACCTCGTGCACTACCGGCCGGAGGAGATTGATCCCGACAAGCTGATCGCCGAGCTGCGCAAGCTCGAACACGCCGCCGCCCATATCACGACCATCAGCTCGCGCCTCGTCGACATCCCTGTGCTCTACGACGACCCGTGGACCAAGGAGTGCGCCAGGCAATTCGCCGACCGCCATCAGGACCCCTCGGTCACCAATCTCGAATACCTGATGCGGATCAACGGCTTCAGCGACAAGCGCGAATTCATCGAGGCGCATTCGGGGCGCCCATATTGGATTTCGATGGTGGGCTTCGTGCCCGGCACCGCCTGGGGCTACCAGATGGTGGCGCGCGAGCGCGCCTTGCAGGCGCCCAAGTACGTCCGCCCGCGCACCGACACGCCCGAGCGCACGGTCTCCCACGGCGGCGCATTCATGGCGATCTATCCGGTGCGCGGTCCCGGCGGCTACCAGTTGATCGGGATGACGCCGGTGCCGGTGTACGAGCCCGAGGGCAGGCTCGCCGATCTGCGCGAGACCCGCATCCTGGCCAAACCCGCCGACCGCTGGAAGCTGCGGCCGATCGACCTTGACGAGTTCAACGCCATCCGCGCCGAGGTCGAGGCCGGAACCTATCGCTACGGAATCGTCGAGCAGGAATTCCGCCCCGCAATGTATTTCGAGGACCCCGAGGGCTATCTCAACCGCCTGCAGGATGAGGCCCGCGCATGCTCAAAGTCCTGA
- a CDS encoding septal ring lytic transglycosylase RlpA family protein → MRRYLGQCSARLAWTAGAALWLGGCSAYSARRAAPAPAPLPAAAPSSGHVTTVASWYGPGFQGRRTSSGEVFDRNQLTAASRTLPLGTRVRVTNLGTGQSVVVRINDRGPYVRGRGIDLSQRAAQRIGLARRGVARVQIDRLDTTASADAAAPARWSGQVNVRRYRMRRRYHRPIHHYAYASAAGAPPSRRMVANPVGDWLLEMVR, encoded by the coding sequence ATGCGGAGGTATCTGGGGCAGTGCTCGGCGCGCCTGGCGTGGACGGCGGGCGCCGCGCTGTGGCTGGGAGGATGCTCGGCCTATAGCGCGCGGCGCGCTGCTCCGGCGCCCGCGCCGCTGCCCGCGGCCGCGCCTTCCAGCGGACACGTCACCACCGTCGCCTCCTGGTACGGGCCCGGATTCCAGGGGCGGCGCACGTCTTCGGGCGAGGTCTTCGATCGCAACCAGTTGACCGCCGCCTCGCGCACGCTGCCGTTGGGCACGCGCGTGCGCGTCACCAACCTTGGCACCGGACAGTCGGTGGTAGTGCGTATCAACGACCGTGGACCCTACGTGCGGGGGCGCGGGATCGACCTTTCCCAGCGGGCGGCGCAGCGGATCGGACTGGCCCGCCGCGGCGTCGCTCGGGTCCAAATCGACCGGCTCGATACGACCGCGTCGGCGGACGCGGCGGCGCCCGCGCGATGGAGCGGGCAGGTCAATGTGCGCCGCTACCGCATGCGCCGCCGCTATCACCGCCCGATCCATCATTACGCCTACGCCTCGGCGGCGGGGGCGCCGCCGTCGCGCCGGATGGTGGCTAACCCGGTCGGCGACTGGTTGCTCGAGATGGTTCGTTAG
- a CDS encoding helix-turn-helix domain-containing protein, which translates to MERQARRAQVLRHAKRIFARKGYHRTNVADIISRARIARGTFYLYFQNKKDLFEELLAQVLTELSHRIQRLRVGPDEPDPIDQLRNNLRRVLNFVLAERELTDILLNHSVGFDRELDLRILEFYERIADAIQRSLDLGIQMSLVRTCDTRMAAYCILGGIKEVVGQIARRRPRSIDAVVEEILAFGLGGVARPELLESMRRRSQSSTAERLVFGPKVD; encoded by the coding sequence ATGGAACGACAGGCCAGGCGCGCCCAGGTGCTTCGCCATGCGAAGCGGATCTTCGCGCGCAAGGGATACCACCGCACCAACGTCGCCGACATCATCTCGCGCGCCCGTATCGCGCGCGGCACCTTCTACCTGTACTTCCAGAACAAGAAAGATCTTTTCGAGGAACTGCTGGCCCAGGTGCTGACCGAACTCTCTCATCGCATCCAGCGACTGCGGGTGGGCCCCGACGAGCCGGATCCGATCGACCAGCTGCGTAACAACCTGCGGCGAGTGCTCAACTTCGTGCTCGCCGAGCGCGAACTGACCGACATCCTGCTCAACCACTCGGTCGGCTTCGACCGCGAGCTCGACCTGCGCATCCTGGAGTTTTACGAGCGTATCGCCGACGCCATTCAGCGCTCGCTCGACCTCGGCATCCAGATGAGCCTGGTGCGGACGTGCGACACGCGGATGGCCGCTTACTGCATCCTGGGGGGAATCAAGGAAGTGGTGGGCCAGATCGCGCGGCGCCGCCCGCGCAGCATCGACGCCGTGGTCGAGGAGATCCTGGCCTTCGGACTGGGCGGCGTAGCGCGCCCGGAACTGCTCGAAAGCATGCGCCGGCGCTCGCAATCGAGCACCGCCGAGCGTCTTGTTTTCGGGCCTAAAGTAGACTGA
- a CDS encoding biotin-dependent carboxyltransferase family protein encodes MLKVLRPGLLTTVQDAGRFGWYHIGMPPAGAMDQFSFRAGNLLVGNDEGAAALETTFLGPELEAGADLTVAVTGAPLELRLNGAPAPMWVALELKKGDRLECGQALAGVRSYVCVAGEIDVPELLGSRSTYLLGRFGGLGGRALAKGDALRVGEPRRAARELTGRRLDPRLLPTFPEVAELRILMGLCGYRLTEDSAAQFLETTWTVSTEADRIGYRIQGVEFSFRQREQPFGAGSDPSNVVDVGYPVGSIQVPGGKEGILLMRDAVTGGGYATIGTVLQCDLDRVAQAAPRARLRFRAVTIREALQIRAQYRARLRALADSLALFDSVGWLGQ; translated from the coding sequence ATGCTCAAAGTCCTGAGGCCCGGGCTGCTGACCACCGTCCAGGACGCCGGCCGTTTCGGCTGGTACCACATCGGGATGCCGCCGGCGGGCGCGATGGATCAGTTCTCGTTCCGCGCGGGAAACCTGCTGGTCGGCAATGACGAAGGCGCGGCGGCGCTCGAGACCACGTTCCTCGGGCCCGAGCTCGAAGCGGGCGCCGACCTGACGGTCGCGGTGACCGGCGCGCCGCTCGAACTGCGGCTCAACGGCGCGCCCGCTCCGATGTGGGTCGCGCTGGAGCTCAAGAAGGGCGACCGGCTGGAGTGCGGACAAGCGCTGGCGGGAGTGCGCTCGTACGTCTGCGTCGCGGGTGAAATCGACGTCCCCGAACTGCTCGGCAGCCGCTCGACCTACCTGCTCGGCCGCTTCGGTGGGCTCGGCGGCCGCGCGCTTGCCAAAGGCGACGCTCTCCGGGTGGGCGAGCCGCGGCGCGCGGCGCGCGAGCTGACGGGACGCCGGCTCGACCCGCGCTTGCTGCCGACCTTCCCCGAAGTCGCCGAACTGCGCATTCTGATGGGCCTGTGCGGATATCGGCTCACCGAGGACAGCGCCGCGCAGTTTCTGGAAACGACGTGGACCGTCTCCACCGAGGCCGATCGAATCGGCTACCGAATCCAGGGCGTCGAGTTCAGCTTTCGCCAACGCGAACAGCCCTTCGGCGCGGGCTCCGATCCTTCCAACGTGGTTGACGTCGGCTACCCGGTGGGCTCAATCCAGGTGCCCGGCGGCAAGGAAGGAATCCTGCTGATGCGCGACGCAGTGACCGGCGGCGGCTACGCCACCATCGGCACCGTGCTCCAGTGCGATCTCGACCGCGTCGCACAGGCCGCGCCGCGCGCGCGCCTGCGCTTTCGCGCGGTCACGATCCGCGAGGCGCTCCAGATACGCGCGCAGTACCGGGCGCGTCTGCGCGCGCTCGCCGACTCGCTCGCGCTGTTCGACAGCGTCGGATGGCTCGGCCAGTAG
- a CDS encoding lactate racemase domain-containing protein: MARPESKLKELKSAELRHEPGARRDLVVTLNRRSAPRLIAYGDDFWYERLPAGTRVVYPPPPLEPLADPDAAIRYALLRPENADPLFAQLDPNMRVTIAIDDISLPLPPMRRPDIRERALNIVLQTLADYGVDDVHLIIATSLHRRMTEAEIRRMVGERAFRQFWPERLYNFDAENRTELAMLGKTEHGEEVWLSRRAAESDLLIYLNINLVPMDGGHKSVAVGLAPYQSLRHHHNPATLRQCHSYMDPTRSALHHTANRMGRVVNQHVNVFTIETAINNQMYGGMLDFLQKNEDRFSDWDRMRLRGFRWTLGNLSDQLRRQALNQYAAPYGMTGVWAGETEAVHRKALARVFQQYAVPVKGQSDILIVGVPYICPYNVNSIMNPVLVQCTGLGYLFNMFRGKPLVREGGTMIICHPLRDEFHPEHHPSYIEFFHRCLRETTDAAVLERSFEAEFARNPTYIHMYRYGHAYHGVHPFYMWYWGEPARQHVGRVIAAGCEEPEVAARLGWEAADTLDEAIAMATSELGRSASITYLHLPPLVIADVE, from the coding sequence ATGGCGCGACCGGAAAGTAAGCTCAAGGAGCTGAAGAGCGCCGAGCTGAGGCACGAGCCGGGCGCGCGCCGCGATTTGGTGGTGACACTCAACCGCCGCTCGGCGCCGCGGCTCATCGCCTACGGCGACGACTTTTGGTACGAGCGGCTGCCCGCGGGCACCCGCGTGGTCTATCCGCCGCCGCCACTGGAGCCGCTCGCCGACCCCGACGCCGCGATTCGCTACGCGCTGCTGCGCCCGGAGAACGCCGATCCGCTCTTCGCTCAGCTCGACCCCAACATGCGCGTCACCATCGCGATCGACGACATCAGCCTGCCGCTGCCGCCGATGCGCCGGCCGGATATCCGCGAGCGCGCGCTCAACATCGTGCTCCAGACCCTTGCCGACTACGGCGTGGACGACGTCCATCTGATCATCGCAACCTCGCTCCACCGGCGGATGACCGAGGCCGAGATCCGCCGGATGGTGGGCGAGCGCGCGTTTCGCCAGTTCTGGCCCGAGCGTCTGTACAACTTCGACGCCGAGAACCGCACCGAGCTTGCGATGCTGGGCAAGACCGAGCACGGCGAGGAAGTGTGGCTGTCGCGGCGCGCCGCCGAGTCCGACCTGCTGATCTATCTCAACATCAACCTGGTGCCGATGGACGGCGGGCACAAGTCGGTGGCAGTGGGGCTCGCGCCCTACCAGAGCCTGCGCCACCATCACAACCCCGCCACTCTGCGCCAGTGCCATTCCTACATGGACCCGACGCGCTCGGCACTCCATCACACGGCCAACCGGATGGGGCGCGTGGTCAACCAGCACGTCAACGTCTTCACGATCGAGACCGCGATCAACAACCAGATGTATGGCGGAATGCTCGACTTTCTGCAGAAGAACGAGGACCGCTTCTCCGACTGGGACCGGATGCGCCTGCGAGGTTTTCGCTGGACGCTGGGCAACCTATCCGACCAGCTCCGGCGCCAGGCGCTTAACCAGTACGCCGCGCCCTACGGGATGACCGGGGTGTGGGCGGGCGAGACCGAAGCGGTCCATCGCAAGGCGCTGGCGCGCGTCTTCCAGCAGTACGCGGTCCCGGTCAAGGGCCAGTCCGACATCCTGATCGTCGGCGTGCCCTACATCTGTCCCTACAACGTGAACTCGATCATGAATCCGGTGCTCGTGCAGTGCACCGGGCTCGGCTACTTGTTCAACATGTTCCGCGGCAAGCCGCTGGTGCGCGAGGGCGGCACGATGATCATCTGTCATCCGCTGCGCGACGAGTTCCATCCCGAGCATCATCCGAGCTACATCGAGTTCTTCCATCGCTGCCTGCGCGAAACCACCGACGCCGCCGTGCTCGAGCGCAGCTTCGAGGCCGAGTTCGCGCGCAATCCGACCTACATCCACATGTACCGCTACGGCCACGCCTACCATGGGGTGCACCCGTTCTACATGTGGTACTGGGGCGAGCCGGCGCGCCAGCATGTCGGGCGCGTGATCGCGGCCGGATGCGAGGAGCCGGAGGTCGCGGCGCGCCTTGGATGGGAAGCGGCCGACACCCTGGACGAGGCGATCGCGATGGCGACCTCTGAGCTGGGACGCTCGGCCTCAATCACCTACCTGCACCTTCCGCCACTGGTGATCGCCGATGTCGAATAG
- the lptB gene encoding LPS export ABC transporter ATP-binding protein: MAASHTMAKVEQLREQQARPTPAPKPREASLEGQGLTKHYGGRAVVDGVAVQVRSGEVVGLLGPNGAGKTTTFYMVVGLIKPDAGTVRLGGEDITMLPLYQRARRGISYLPQEPSVFRKLTVEQNLLAVLETLPLNEEERQARLQSLLDELDIARLARSKASVLSGGERRKVEITRALVLDPLFLCLDEPFAGIDPITVVEIQRIISYLKERGIGIIISDHNVHATLSIIDRAYVIHAGKILFHGGPREIVDSEVVRQVFLGERFRLAR; this comes from the coding sequence GTGGCAGCCTCGCATACGATGGCCAAGGTTGAGCAACTGCGCGAGCAGCAGGCGCGCCCAACGCCCGCGCCCAAGCCCAGAGAGGCGTCGCTGGAGGGGCAGGGGCTGACCAAGCACTACGGCGGCCGCGCGGTGGTGGACGGCGTCGCGGTGCAGGTGCGTAGCGGCGAGGTTGTTGGCCTGCTCGGTCCCAACGGCGCCGGCAAAACCACGACCTTCTACATGGTGGTCGGGCTGATCAAGCCCGACGCCGGCACCGTGCGCCTGGGCGGTGAGGACATCACGATGCTCCCGCTCTACCAGCGCGCGCGCCGCGGCATCAGCTACCTTCCCCAGGAGCCCTCGGTCTTCCGCAAGCTTACGGTCGAGCAGAACCTGCTTGCGGTGCTCGAAACCCTGCCGCTCAACGAGGAGGAGCGCCAGGCGCGGCTGCAATCGCTGCTCGACGAACTCGATATCGCGCGCCTGGCGCGCTCGAAGGCGAGTGTGCTGTCGGGCGGCGAGCGGCGCAAGGTCGAGATCACGCGCGCGCTGGTGCTCGACCCGCTCTTTCTATGCCTCGACGAGCCGTTTGCCGGAATCGACCCGATAACCGTGGTCGAGATCCAGCGCATCATCAGCTACCTCAAGGAGCGCGGCATCGGGATCATCATCTCCGACCACAACGTCCACGCGACGCTGTCGATCATCGACCGCGCCTACGTGATCCACGCGGGCAAGATCCTGTTCCACGGCGGCCCGCGCGAGATCGTTGACAGCGAGGTCGTGCGCCAGGTCTTCCTCGGCGAGCGCTTCCGCCTCGCCAGATAA